One Lentibacillus cibarius DNA window includes the following coding sequences:
- a CDS encoding M16 family metallopeptidase, translating into MVEKYTSNNGLRIVLEKIPAVRSVTIGIWIKTGSRNETEEINGISHFLEHMFFKGTSKRSPQDIAEAFDAIGGQVNAFTSKEYTCFYAKVIDTHKEHALEILTDMFFNSTFDEEEMEREKKVVLEEIKMYEDTPDDIVHDVLARASFGQHPLGYPILGTEKHLESFTRRSLKQYINDCYTPDNVVVSIAGNVDDSFIRTAEDYFSGFEAKSGKTEIQRPGFLGNNIEKTKDTEQAHLCLGFNGLPVDDENMYSLIIMNNVLGGSMSSRLFQEVREKQGLAYAVFSYHAAFLDSGLLTIYAGTGKDQLPQLKDIIHKTIDELMRDGLTDKELINSKEQLKGNLMLSLESTSSRMSRNGRNELLLNRHRSLDEMIQEIDDVDHEKIRHIIDSVFQQSPSSALIAPAPA; encoded by the coding sequence GAAAATTCCTGCTGTTCGGTCGGTAACTATCGGCATTTGGATAAAGACCGGTTCAAGGAATGAAACAGAAGAAATAAATGGAATTTCACACTTTTTGGAACATATGTTTTTTAAGGGAACTAGCAAGCGATCCCCGCAAGACATAGCAGAAGCCTTTGATGCAATTGGGGGGCAGGTAAATGCATTTACATCAAAAGAGTATACCTGTTTTTATGCAAAAGTGATAGATACCCATAAAGAACATGCTTTGGAGATATTGACTGACATGTTTTTTAATTCAACCTTTGACGAAGAGGAAATGGAACGGGAGAAAAAGGTTGTACTAGAAGAGATTAAAATGTATGAAGATACACCGGATGATATTGTACATGATGTGCTTGCGCGTGCTTCGTTCGGCCAACACCCATTGGGCTATCCTATTTTAGGAACAGAAAAACATTTAGAGTCATTTACACGGAGAAGCCTAAAACAATATATAAATGACTGTTATACACCTGATAATGTGGTTGTATCCATTGCCGGCAATGTGGATGATTCCTTCATTCGTACAGCAGAGGATTATTTTAGCGGGTTTGAGGCGAAATCCGGGAAAACCGAAATCCAGCGGCCAGGATTTTTAGGAAATAACATCGAAAAAACGAAAGATACAGAACAAGCGCATTTATGTTTAGGTTTTAATGGACTGCCTGTAGATGATGAAAATATGTATAGTTTAATCATTATGAATAATGTATTGGGTGGCAGTATGAGTTCACGGCTTTTCCAGGAAGTAAGGGAAAAACAAGGGCTGGCATATGCGGTGTTTTCTTATCATGCGGCTTTTTTGGACAGTGGACTCCTGACAATCTATGCGGGCACTGGCAAAGACCAGTTGCCACAATTGAAGGATATCATTCATAAAACAATTGATGAACTAATGCGAGATGGTCTGACAGATAAGGAATTAATCAACAGCAAGGAACAACTGAAAGGTAATCTGATGCTCAGCTTGGAAAGTACCAGCAGCCGAATGAGTCGAAATGGAAGAAATGAGTTGTTATTAAACCGGCACCGCTCGCTGGATGAAATGATCCAGGAAATTGATGATGTCGATCATGAAAAAATCCGTCATATTATTGATTCAGTTTTTCAGCAATCACCATCAAGTGCATTAATTGCCCCGGCTCCAGCCTGA
- the dpaA gene encoding dipicolinic acid synthetase subunit A, translated as MTQQIAVIGGDARYLELIRQLQVLPELTIHLIGFDKLEQGFTGLHQTDFDDLDQGQLDAIILPITGTDQEGYVETVFSDKTIQLTEDWFSGLKDTSIVFTGISNSYLDAAAGRSNVELIPLLDRDDVAIYNSIPTAEGTIMKAIEHTDYTIHSSRVIVVGFGRVGTTVANKFAALGAKVSVCAKSIMDLARITELGHTAIPFHELHEHTGECDLLINTVPDRVVTKNEIQHLPPHGIIFDLASKPGGTDFDYAEHRGIKAILAKSLPGVVAPKTAGKILADVIKQFLIKRGENQ; from the coding sequence ATGACTCAACAAATCGCTGTAATAGGTGGAGATGCACGTTATTTGGAATTAATTCGTCAGCTGCAGGTATTGCCGGAATTAACCATCCACTTAATAGGATTTGATAAATTAGAGCAAGGATTTACAGGGTTACATCAGACAGATTTTGATGATTTGGATCAGGGTCAGCTGGATGCCATTATTTTACCGATTACCGGAACCGATCAGGAAGGATATGTGGAGACGGTTTTTTCCGATAAAACTATTCAGCTGACTGAAGATTGGTTTAGTGGATTGAAAGATACTTCTATTGTATTTACAGGGATTTCCAATTCGTATTTAGATGCCGCGGCAGGACGTTCTAATGTGGAACTTATTCCTTTACTCGATCGGGATGATGTTGCTATTTATAATTCAATTCCAACCGCGGAAGGCACGATTATGAAGGCAATCGAGCATACTGATTATACCATTCATTCATCGCGAGTGATTGTTGTCGGATTTGGAAGAGTTGGTACTACGGTGGCAAATAAGTTCGCAGCTCTCGGTGCCAAAGTGTCTGTTTGTGCCAAAAGTATTATGGATCTCGCCAGGATAACCGAGTTGGGACACACTGCTATTCCATTTCATGAGCTGCATGAACATACTGGTGAATGTGATTTACTCATTAATACGGTACCGGATCGAGTTGTAACAAAAAATGAAATCCAACACCTTCCACCTCATGGGATTATCTTTGACCTTGCATCTAAGCCGGGTGGAACGGATTTTGATTATGCTGAACACCGAGGTATTAAAGCAATATTGGCCAAAAGTTTACCGGGCGTTGTTGCTCCGAAAACAGCCGGAAAAATATTGGCCGATGTCATTAAACAATTTCTAATCAAACGAGGGGAGAATCAATAA
- a CDS encoding YlmC/YmxH family sporulation protein — MRYKDISGKEIIDVNEGARLGVLGQTDLEIDEKTGQIESFVIPSYKWFGLKKEGAETTIRWSSIRKIGEDMIMIES, encoded by the coding sequence ATGCGTTATAAAGATATCAGCGGCAAAGAAATAATTGACGTTAATGAAGGTGCACGACTCGGTGTGTTAGGTCAGACAGATCTTGAAATTGACGAAAAAACAGGCCAGATAGAATCGTTTGTTATCCCAAGTTATAAATGGTTCGGATTGAAAAAAGAAGGTGCTGAAACGACCATCAGGTGGAGCTCCATCCGTAAGATCGGCGAAGATATGATTATGATTGAGTCGTGA
- the dpaB gene encoding dipicolinate synthase subunit B, whose translation MGLEGKRIGFGVTGSHCTYDQIFPQLENLMKAGAEVVPVISYTVQNTDSKFGYAADHVARIESITGKRAIRTIPEAEPLGPDFPLDCMVIAPLTGNSMSKLANALTDTPVLMAAKATIRNQKPVVLGIATNDALGMNGVNLMRLMASKYYYFIPYGQDNPNKKPNSLVSDMSQLSATIESALQHEQIQPVIIPH comes from the coding sequence ATGGGATTAGAAGGAAAACGAATCGGATTTGGTGTTACCGGATCACACTGTACCTATGATCAAATATTCCCGCAGCTTGAAAATCTGATGAAAGCCGGAGCCGAGGTTGTACCGGTTATTTCCTACACCGTTCAGAATACTGACAGCAAGTTTGGCTATGCAGCCGATCATGTCGCCAGGATTGAATCGATTACTGGCAAACGTGCCATTAGAACAATCCCTGAAGCTGAACCGCTTGGACCGGACTTTCCGCTTGATTGTATGGTAATAGCTCCATTGACCGGAAACTCCATGAGCAAGCTTGCCAATGCGCTTACAGATACGCCGGTGTTAATGGCTGCAAAAGCAACGATTAGGAATCAAAAACCAGTTGTGCTCGGTATAGCTACTAATGACGCACTTGGAATGAATGGTGTAAATCTGATGCGCCTTATGGCTAGTAAATATTATTACTTTATTCCTTACGGTCAGGATAATCCAAACAAAAAGCCCAATTCGCTTGTTTCTGACATGAGTCAGCTATCCGCTACGATCGAATCGGCACTACAACATGAACAGATTCAACCAGTCATTATTCCGCATTAA